One Desulfuromonas sp. KJ2020 genomic window, CCCGGGTGCTCTGGTGGAAACATCCATTCCGGGATCCGAGCTGTTCATGGGGCAGAAGGATACGGATGGCGATGGAGTTGCCGAGCAGGTGGGGATCGACATCTTTGCGGTTCTTGCCCGCATTGAAGAAGGCCTGCGAGCCAACGATCCTGACGCCGTCAATGTCGAGATCGACAATGTGGAGGAGGGCGCCAACCAGGTGCGTAAATTGCATGGCTTGTTGGGTGCGGTTGGTCAGCGTCTTGACACCGCTCGTGTTCATATGGAAACGCTCAATATCGACATGGAAGAAATTCGTTCCCGTTATGAGGATATTGATCTGGTTGAGGCCATCAGCAATATGACCATGGAGGAAAATGCTCTAAAAGCGGCCATGCAGGTTAGTTCCAGGGTCTCGCAGTTGTCCATTCTCGACTATTTCTAAAGTTAACCCCCATTCCCCTTGGAGAAGGGGACACTTCAGCCAGGGAGGGCGCCATGTTAGTTCTGACACGCAAAGCCGGTGAAGGCATCGTTATCGGCGACCATATCAAAATCTCCGTTGTTGAAATCAAAGGAGGCGGCATCCGCATTGGCATCGATGCCCCTCAGGATATGAAAATCTACCGGCAGGAAGTCTACGACCGCATCTGCACGGAAAACAAGGAGGCCACCCAATGGAACCTTGCCGATCTGAACTCTCTTTTGACGGCCAGCCTTGCCAAGGAGGATCGGTGATGAAAAAGATCACGACACGCTTCGGTGAAGTCGAGTACGATCCTCAAAATACGCTGCATTTTCCCAAGGGGCTTATCGGCTTTGAAGATCTGCGGGAATTCATCGTCATGCCCAATATCAAGGATGGTCCTCTGTTCTGGATTCAGAGCGTCGACGATCCCCAGATCGCTTTTGTGCTGACTGACCCGACCGATTTTTTCCTCGATTACCGGGTCGTGGCCGACAACGGTGAACGCGCAGTCTTGGGGATTGACGATAAGGACGAATCCTATGTTCTGTCTGTGGTGACCGTTCAGGATGGCGGAAATGTCACGCTCAACCTGATGGCTCCAATTCTCTTTGCACCTTCGACCAACCGGGCAATCCAGGTAATTTTGGAAAAATCGCCCTATACCACGCGGCATCCGCTTCCAAAAGTCTGAATCCAGAGTGCAATCTTGTATAAAGCCCTTTTTCCGCATGCAGAAAGAGGGCTTTATATTTGCAATCAAAGGTTGGAACGATGGAAAAGTAAAAACTCCATCCTGAATGAGGACGTCAGAGCAATGGGGAAGAAAATTCGGAACAACAGATATCCGGCAGAACGGCAGTCGGCGGATTCGCTCATTGAACAGGCGATGTCTCTGTTTCGACATGGACGTGTGGTTGCTGCTGTTGAGATTCTTGAAAAAGGCCTTCGACAACAGCCGGGCCAGGCACAGCTGTGGTTTGCCCTCGGGTGCGTCTGTCAAGGCGGTGCGAGGTTCGAGGAGGCTATCCGGGCTTACCGGGAGGCCTTGAGAGTCAACCCGGCCCTGGTCGAGGCCTGGAACAACCTGGGGACCCTGTATGCGCACCAAGCCCTGAGGGCGGAGGCGGAAGAATGCTTCAATGCGGCCCTGCAGCATCGGCCCGGAATGCATGACGCCAGCATCAACCTCGGCCGAATCCTCGTAGAGCAGGGGCGGGCCCGGGAGGCGATCGCCATCTATCAGGCAGCCCTGGCAGGCTCTCCCAAGCCGGCCGAAATTCTCTATGCCCTCGCTGTCGCATTTCGAAACGCCAATCGGGTCGGACAGGCCATGGTGCATCTTGAGGAATCACTCGCGCAGGCTCCTGACTACGCCGACGCGCACAATCTCATGGGGGTCCTTCTCATGGATATGGGGATGGCCGAAGACTCCCGCATCCATTTCGAAAAGGCTATCGCCCTCAACCCCCGGGATGACGGACCTTGGACGAATCTGGCCTGCCTGCTGCAGTCCCTTGGACGTTACCGTGAGGCCTATTCCATGGCCAGGACCGCTGTCGATCTAGCTCCGCAGAAGCCTCTGATTCACTCCAATTTGCTGTTTCTGTCGAACTATCAGGACTCACTTGGCCGCGAGGAAATATTTGCCGAGCAACGGCGCTGGAATGAACGCCATGCTCTTCCCCTGACCCGTGCGGGCGAGCCCCCGGTGACTGAGAAGAATCCGGACAAAAAACTTCGCATCGGCTATGTCTCGCCGGATTTCCGGTTTCATCCCGTCTGTTTTTTTATCACTCCGATCCTTGCTGGATTTGATCGCGAACGCTTTGAGGTGACATGTTACTCCAATGTGTTGCAGCCCGATGAGCAGACCGAGGCGCTCAGAGGGTTGGCGAGCCGCTGGCGAGATATCTGCGGGGTTCCAGATGACGAGGTTGTCCGTTGGATTCGCGAGGATAAGATTGACATTCTGGTCGATCTGGCGGGTCATTCGGGCGATAACCGCCTTCTTGTCTTCGCTCGTAAACCGGCCCCCATTCAGGTAACCTTTCTGGGAAATCCGGATGGAACGGGGATGGATGCCATGGACTACCGCATTACCGACGCCTGGTGCGATCCGGTAGGGCTGAC contains:
- a CDS encoding flagellar assembly protein FliW, producing MKKITTRFGEVEYDPQNTLHFPKGLIGFEDLREFIVMPNIKDGPLFWIQSVDDPQIAFVLTDPTDFFLDYRVVADNGERAVLGIDDKDESYVLSVVTVQDGGNVTLNLMAPILFAPSTNRAIQVILEKSPYTTRHPLPKV
- a CDS encoding tetratricopeptide repeat protein produces the protein MGKKIRNNRYPAERQSADSLIEQAMSLFRHGRVVAAVEILEKGLRQQPGQAQLWFALGCVCQGGARFEEAIRAYREALRVNPALVEAWNNLGTLYAHQALRAEAEECFNAALQHRPGMHDASINLGRILVEQGRAREAIAIYQAALAGSPKPAEILYALAVAFRNANRVGQAMVHLEESLAQAPDYADAHNLMGVLLMDMGMAEDSRIHFEKAIALNPRDDGPWTNLACLLQSLGRYREAYSMARTAVDLAPQKPLIHSNLLFLSNYQDSLGREEIFAEQRRWNERHALPLTRAGEPPVTEKNPDKKLRIGYVSPDFRFHPVCFFITPILAGFDRERFEVTCYSNVLQPDEQTEALRGLASRWRDICGVPDDEVVRWIREDKIDILVDLAGHSGDNRLLVFARKPAPIQVTFLGNPDGTGMDAMDYRITDAWCDPVGLTEPFHREELIRLPGNFFCYAPPSPALDIAPLPWRSNGYVTFGSFNNFSKISNKLLETWCTILHAVPDSRLFFQGKPMSDHVKVSELKTFFERRGIHGERIHVRGNTSFQEHMNLLSQVDIALDTFPWNGHTTTCHTLWMGVPVVALEGERGISRMGMSILCGLGEERLVARTVEEYVSKAVALAETPEALSHFRMNIRAQILNSPWGKQEQYNANLDAVYRDLWRKYCGVCS
- the csrA gene encoding carbon storage regulator CsrA, with translation MLVLTRKAGEGIVIGDHIKISVVEIKGGGIRIGIDAPQDMKIYRQEVYDRICTENKEATQWNLADLNSLLTASLAKEDR